The following DNA comes from Flammeovirgaceae bacterium.
GGCCACCAATTTCACCACGCCAAAAACCTTCAACCAGTCTGACGATATTTTGGACAGGGCCAAGGAACAACAAACCGCCCCAGGCCTTGACCTGAATAGGATAACCCCTGCCACCCCTTCTGACAGCACCAACCAATAGGCAATTCTTTTGGCCATTGATTGCACCGGCCTGAACAGGGCATGCACGAGGCCTATGCCGCTTTGGAAACCAGCTTCACCAGCAACCTTTTGGCCACGGGCATAAGCGTGGGCGTAAACGGAAATTTAAGCTTGGATAAAATCAGGAAAGCGGCCGGGTTGGGCAAGTCCTGGAACTGCCGGATGAGCTTCAACTTCATTTTTTCATAGCTGTTGCCGAGCGACCGCTTCTCTTTGTAGACGTAATTGAGCGACACCCCCCGGTATTGGTCCGTGCTGCTGTTAAAGATGGTGGTATGGTACCGGTAAATCTTTGTTTCTGTTTCCGGGGGCTGGGTAATGAAAAGGTAGCCCTCGTTGAGCGCCAGGGAAGAAAGCCCGATGGGCTCGATCTCACATTTTGATTCCACATATTCATAGATGACGGACCCCTCCTCCAGATGGGATTTCAGCATGGGGAGGGCGAATTCAATGATCGATTCGATTTCTTTCATTATGGCATCGTCCTCGATAATGTTCCTGTAGTTCAGCTCCAGGTTTTTGATGTCTTCCGATGACAATTCCTTGGGAAAAGCATCATAAATCATGGATTTGTTGGCTTGCAAAGCCTGCAGGTTGCGATAGTGGTACACCATGTCCGCCAAAAAGGGGTAAAGCTCCACCCGGTGGAAGGACTCTTTTACTTTTTTGAGATAGGCCAGAAGGATATATTTTTTATACTCAAAATCAATCAATCCCTCTGTCAGCCAGTTTTCCTTTAGTGTCATAAGCTGCCTGGTTTTTATCCATGCGAGTATACAAAACATTCGAAAATATGACAATCTGCCATTTTTTCAAGGCCAATCCTGACAAGTATTGCCCGGGCACGGGGTTCAGGGCGCCATTTCCTGCAAAACTGTCTGGAAAAACCCGGTGCCACCAAAATGGCACAAAATTGGACTGGAACAGCCATTGTTAAACATTAACATACAAACAAAAATTTCAAAATCCATATGGCAAAGATCAACTTTAAACCAAACGAGGACAGGGTGTTAGTGGCGGCAGCCGAGGCTGAAACCAAAACCTCCTCAGGAATTATCATTCCAGATACAGCTAAAGAAAAACCTCAAAAGGGCAAAGTAATCGCAGTTGGCGATGGTGTGAAAGACAAACCGGTGACCGTAAAGGTGGGTGACAACGTATTGTATGGCAAGTATTCCGGTACTGAAATCAACATTGATGGGAAAGAATACCTGATCATGAGGAACTCCGACATCTTTGGAACTATTTAAATTTTAACCTAAAAACCTCAATATATTATGGCTAAAGAAATCACATTTGAAACTTCAGCAAGGGACAAAATAAAGAAAGGCGTGGACAAACTGGCCAATGCCGTTAAAGTTACCCTTGGACCAAAAGGAAGGAACGTTATCCTGGACAAAAAATTCGGTGCCCCTACCGTGACCAAAGATGGTGTAACGGTGGCAAAGGACATTGAACTGAAGGATGCCATCGAAAACATGGGCGCCCAGCTCGTGAAGGAGGTAGCCTCCAAGACGGCCGATGCGGCCGGTGACGGGACCACTACAGCCACCGTGCTCACACAGGCCATCTTCAACCACGGTATTAAAAACGTGGCTGCCGGTGCCAACCCAATGGACCTGAAGCGCGGTATCGACAAGGCCGTTGTTGCGGTGGTCGAGAACCTGAAGAAGCAAAGCAAAAAAATCAAAGACTCCAACGAAATTGCCCAGGTGGCGACCATTTCTTCCAATAGCGATGAGACCATCGGAAAAATGATTGCCGATGCCATGGACAAAGTAGGCAAGGACGGTGTGATCACCGTGGAAGAAGCAAAAGGGACCGAGACCGAAGTAAAAACCGTGGAAGGTATGCAATTCGATCGCGGGTACCTCTCCCCTTACTTCGTGACCAATACCGAAAAAATGGAGGCGGAACTGGAAAGCCCTTACATCCTGATCTACGACAAGAAGATCAGCGCCATGAAAGAGCTCCTTCCCATCCTGGAGCAAAGTGCCCAAACCGGAAAGCCCCTGTTGATCATCTCCGAAGAAGTGGAAGGTGAAGCATTGGCCACGCTTGTGGTGAACAAGATCCGCGGGTCGCTCAAAGTAGCTGCCGTAAAAGCCCCTGGCTTTGGCGACAGGAGGAAGGCCATGCTGGAAGACATCGCAGTGTTGACCGGTGGCCAGGTGATTTCCGAAGAGCAAGGGTTTAAACTGGAGAATGCCACACTGGACATGCTGGGCCGTGCCGATAAAATCAATATTGACAAGGACAACACCATTATCGTAAATGGGGCCGGCAAAAAGTCCGATATCCAGGCTCGGGTGAACCAAATCAAAGCACAAATAGAAACCACCACCTCCGACTATGACAAAGAAAAGTTGCAGGAGCGCCTGGCCAAACTTTCCGGTGGCGTGGCCATCCTCTATGTAGGTGCCGCCACTGAGGTGGAAATGAAAGAGAAGAAAGACCGCGTGGACGATGCCCTGCACGCCACCCGGGCTGCCGTTCAGGAAGGTATCGTTCCTGGGGGTGGCGTGGCCTATATCCGCGCCATCGAGGCCCTCAAAAATACGGAGGCGCTTGATATCCAAAACGAAGACCAGGAAACAGGTGTGAACATTGTGCGGCTTGCCCTTGAAGCCCCCCTGAGGACCATTTCCGAAAACGCAGGCCAGGAAGGCTCTGTCATCGTGAACAAAGTGCGCGATGGCAAGAAGGACTTCGGGTACAATGCGCGCGAGCACAAATTCGAAACCTTCTTTGAAGCCGGCATTATCGATCCAACCAAGGTTACCCGCCTTGCCCTCGAAAATGCAGCCTCCATTGCAGGCTTGTTGCTGACAACCGAAGCGGTGGTTTCCGAAATCGCTGAAGAAAAAGAACCGATGCCTCCCATGCCAGGTGGCGGAATGGGCGGAATGATGTAATTCCTTCCTGCCAAAACAAAAAAGGCCTCATTTTTCGATGAGGCCTTTTTTGTTTATTTTTAAACCCAACCACCAATCAATTATATGGTCATTCATAAGAATTTCGCAGACTTCGTGATGTTCCTGTACATTCACATGGCACATGCCGATGGCGAATACCACCCCTCGGAAGAAAAGGCCATCCTCAGCAAAGTGCCCAAGCTCTACCCCGATGAAGGAGACCCCTCCTCAAAATTGAAACATGCCTTTGCCTCGTACAAGGAGGTGAAGCCGGAAGAGATCAAAGGGATTATTCACGATACTTTCCATCATTTCCCCCACGTCAAATTTTCGCAAAAGTACAAGGTGTACACCGACATGTTTGATATTGTGCATGCAGATGGCAAAGTGCATGAGGCCGAAGCGCGCGCTTTACAGGAATTGAAGGAAATAATTGATGCGGGATCTGAGGCAAACAGGGACAACTAAGGCATGCCTCATTCGGCCTTGGCCTTGGCAAACCGGAACACCACGTAGGCCA
Coding sequences within:
- a CDS encoding co-chaperone GroES produces the protein MAKINFKPNEDRVLVAAAEAETKTSSGIIIPDTAKEKPQKGKVIAVGDGVKDKPVTVKVGDNVLYGKYSGTEINIDGKEYLIMRNSDIFGTI
- the groL gene encoding chaperonin GroEL (60 kDa chaperone family; promotes refolding of misfolded polypeptides especially under stressful conditions; forms two stacked rings of heptamers to form a barrel-shaped 14mer; ends can be capped by GroES; misfolded proteins enter the barrel where they are refolded when GroES binds) → MAKEITFETSARDKIKKGVDKLANAVKVTLGPKGRNVILDKKFGAPTVTKDGVTVAKDIELKDAIENMGAQLVKEVASKTADAAGDGTTTATVLTQAIFNHGIKNVAAGANPMDLKRGIDKAVVAVVENLKKQSKKIKDSNEIAQVATISSNSDETIGKMIADAMDKVGKDGVITVEEAKGTETEVKTVEGMQFDRGYLSPYFVTNTEKMEAELESPYILIYDKKISAMKELLPILEQSAQTGKPLLIISEEVEGEALATLVVNKIRGSLKVAAVKAPGFGDRRKAMLEDIAVLTGGQVISEEQGFKLENATLDMLGRADKINIDKDNTIIVNGAGKKSDIQARVNQIKAQIETTTSDYDKEKLQERLAKLSGGVAILYVGAATEVEMKEKKDRVDDALHATRAAVQEGIVPGGGVAYIRAIEALKNTEALDIQNEDQETGVNIVRLALEAPLRTISENAGQEGSVIVNKVRDGKKDFGYNAREHKFETFFEAGIIDPTKVTRLALENAASIAGLLLTTEAVVSEIAEEKEPMPPMPGGGMGGMM
- a CDS encoding TerB family tellurite resistance protein, which produces MVIHKNFADFVMFLYIHMAHADGEYHPSEEKAILSKVPKLYPDEGDPSSKLKHAFASYKEVKPEEIKGIIHDTFHHFPHVKFSQKYKVYTDMFDIVHADGKVHEAEARALQELKEIIDAGSEANRDN